From the genome of Fundulus heteroclitus isolate FHET01 chromosome 9, MU-UCD_Fhet_4.1, whole genome shotgun sequence, one region includes:
- the LOC105936951 gene encoding G-protein-signaling modulator 2 isoform X3 yields MCMFKKKKEVKVVMKKGHLLRKFIEKFEMSVVSTCLDCISMGRGDRMESSCQDLALEGERLCKAGNYGAGVSFFQSALQIGTEDLQILSAIYSQLGNAYFHLQEYNKALEYHRHDLTLTRTIGDELGEAKASGNLGNTLKFLGRYNEAAVCCQRHLDITRAVFDEVGQARALYNFGNLYHAKGKSLCWSGTEPGEFPEEARIALRKAAEYYEQNLSLVKEMGDRAAQGRTYGNLGNTYYLLGDFESAVAAHEKRLLIAKEFGDKSAERRAHCNLGNAYIFLGQFDMAVNHYKKTLQVARLLKDKAVEAQACYSLGNTYTLLQDYETAIDYHLKHLVIAQHLNDRVGEGRAYWSLGNAHTALGNHESAVFFAEKHLEIAKETGDKSSEVTARMNLSDLRLVVNLKSNSSWNRMFSNTNNSGLTEHLQPYISLPGCKSTLSSNGSAESMDRSHSFDKTEKLEHHQDREDHLFPGSQKNNTIKASSKLFLFHRLKSRKSKKSNSKEHLENHSEHAVPEQDSPMSSKSTPQDTIGEDTFFDLLSRFQGSRMDDQRYFRARNSITGSWSFPGAAGQLPGPSSGRPTSQPQPVTWLASQQLQPASYTLHLQQRASPVSSTKLQCRYSSRTLPLQPPRGQR; encoded by the exons ATGTGTATGttcaaaaagaagaaggaagtgAAGGTTGTTATGAAGAAAGGACATTTGCTCCGCAAGTTTATCGAGAAGTTTGAAATGTCTGTCGTGTCGACCTGCCTTGATTGTATCAGCATGGGAAGAGGAGACAG GATGGAGTCCTCTTGCCAGGACCTGGCGCTTGAAGGCGAGAGGCTTTGTAAGGCGGGTAACTATGGCGCGGGCGTGTCCTTTTTCCAATCTGCCTTACAGATTGGAACCGAGGACCTCCAAATTCTCAGCGCCATCTATAGCCAGCTGGGAAATGCTTACTTTCATCTTCAAGAATATAACAAAGCCCTAGAATACCATCGGCATGACCTAACACTAACTAG AACAATTGGAGATGAACTCGGAGAAGCTAAAGCTAGCGGGAACCTTggaaacacattaaagtttttaGGACGGTATAATGAAGCTGCGGTCTGTTGCCAAAGACATTTGGATATCACAAGAGCTGTGTTTGATGAG GTTGGGCAGGCTCGAGCGCTGTATAATTTCGGAAACCTTTACCACGCCAAGGGCAAGAGCCTGTGCTGGAGTGGTACAGAGCCAGGAGAGTTTCCAGAGGAGGCTAGGATCGCCCTTAGGAAAGCTGCAGAGTACTACGA ACAAAATCTGTCCCTGGTGAAGGAGATGGGCGATCGTGCAGCTCAAGGTCGTACCTATGGGAATCTTGGGAACACCTACTATCTCTTGGGTGACTTTGAAAGCGCTGTAGCTGCACACGAAAAG AGGCTTCTTATCGCCAAAGAGTTCGGTGACAAGTCTGCGGAACGGAGGGCTCACTGCAACCTGGGGAACGCATACATATTCCTGGGCCAGTTTGACATGGCGGTTAATCACTACAA GAAGACTCTGCAGGTTGCCAGGCTGTTGAAGGACAAGGCAGTGGAGGCTCAGGCCTGCTACAGCCTGGGCAACACCTACACACTGCTGCAGGACTACGAGACGGCCATAGATTACCACCTCAAACATCTGGTCATCGCCCAGCACCTTAATGACCG AGTGGGTGAAGGAAGAGCGTACTGGAGCTTAGGAAATGCACACACTGCCCTGGGGAATCATGAGAGTGCTGTGTTCTTCGCTGAGAAACATCTGGAAATTGCCAAAGAG ACGGGAGATAAGAGTAGCGAGGTAACCGCCAGGATGAACCTGTCTGACCTGCGGCTCGTCGTCAACCTAAAGTCAAACTCCAGCTGGAATCGCATGTTCAGCAACACCAACAACTCTGGTTTGACGGAACACCTTCAGCCTTACATCAGCCTGCCAG gATGCAAGTCAACTTTGAGTAGTAATGGGAGTGCTGAAAGCATGGACCGCAGTCATAGTTTCGATAAAACCGAAAAACTAGAGCACCATCAG GACAGGGAGGACCATCTGTTTCCTGGCtcgcaaaaaaacaacaccatcAAGGCATCTAGCAAGCTTTTTCTCTTCCACCGGCTGAAGAGCAGGAAGAGTAAGAAAAGCAACTCTAAAGAGCACTTGGAAAACCACAGTGAGCACGCGGTCCCAGAGCAGGACTCCCCCATGTCTTCTAAG TCAACGCCACAGGACACCATAGGGGAGGACACCTTCTTCGACCTGCTCTCCCGTTTCCAGGGCAGCAGAATGGACGACCAAAG gtATTTCAGAGCACGAAACTCCATCACAGGATCCTGGTCATTTCCTGGAGCTGCTGGCCAGCTCCCAGGCCCGTCGTCTGGACGACCAACGAGTCAGCCTCAGCCAGTTACCTGGCTTGCGTCTCAACAGCTGCAACCCGCCTCGTACACCCTGCACCTCCAGCAAAGAGCAAGCCCCGTCtcaag CACTAAACTCCAGTGCAGATACTCCTCGCGCACCCTCCCTTTACAACCACCTCGAGGACAACGCTGA
- the LOC105936951 gene encoding G-protein-signaling modulator 2 isoform X2 yields MDDWRHSCGIFADLPFRMESSCQDLALEGERLCKAGNYGAGVSFFQSALQIGTEDLQILSAIYSQLGNAYFHLQEYNKALEYHRHDLTLTRTIGDELGEAKASGNLGNTLKFLGRYNEAAVCCQRHLDITRAVFDEVGQARALYNFGNLYHAKGKSLCWSGTEPGEFPEEARIALRKAAEYYEQNLSLVKEMGDRAAQGRTYGNLGNTYYLLGDFESAVAAHEKRLLIAKEFGDKSAERRAHCNLGNAYIFLGQFDMAVNHYKKTLQVARLLKDKAVEAQACYSLGNTYTLLQDYETAIDYHLKHLVIAQHLNDRVGEGRAYWSLGNAHTALGNHESAVFFAEKHLEIAKETGDKSSEVTARMNLSDLRLVVNLKSNSSWNRMFSNTNNSGLTEHLQPYISLPGCKSTLSSNGSAESMDRSHSFDKTEKLEHHQDREDHLFPGSQKNNTIKASSKLFLFHRLKSRKSKKSNSKEHLENHSEHAVPEQDSPMSSKSTPQDTIGEDTFFDLLSRFQGSRMDDQRCSLDGQSHPSAQPSPSSTLPVAEGKCISEHETPSQDPGHFLELLASSQARRLDDQRVSLSQLPGLRLNSCNPPRTPCTSSKEQAPSQALNSSADTPRAPSLYNHLEDNAEGPEGDEVFFDMLVKCQGSRLNDQRCAAPTSTAKGPTIPNEDFFSLILHSQSNRMEEQRVSAPAGITQTKPG; encoded by the exons GATGGAGTCCTCTTGCCAGGACCTGGCGCTTGAAGGCGAGAGGCTTTGTAAGGCGGGTAACTATGGCGCGGGCGTGTCCTTTTTCCAATCTGCCTTACAGATTGGAACCGAGGACCTCCAAATTCTCAGCGCCATCTATAGCCAGCTGGGAAATGCTTACTTTCATCTTCAAGAATATAACAAAGCCCTAGAATACCATCGGCATGACCTAACACTAACTAG AACAATTGGAGATGAACTCGGAGAAGCTAAAGCTAGCGGGAACCTTggaaacacattaaagtttttaGGACGGTATAATGAAGCTGCGGTCTGTTGCCAAAGACATTTGGATATCACAAGAGCTGTGTTTGATGAG GTTGGGCAGGCTCGAGCGCTGTATAATTTCGGAAACCTTTACCACGCCAAGGGCAAGAGCCTGTGCTGGAGTGGTACAGAGCCAGGAGAGTTTCCAGAGGAGGCTAGGATCGCCCTTAGGAAAGCTGCAGAGTACTACGA ACAAAATCTGTCCCTGGTGAAGGAGATGGGCGATCGTGCAGCTCAAGGTCGTACCTATGGGAATCTTGGGAACACCTACTATCTCTTGGGTGACTTTGAAAGCGCTGTAGCTGCACACGAAAAG AGGCTTCTTATCGCCAAAGAGTTCGGTGACAAGTCTGCGGAACGGAGGGCTCACTGCAACCTGGGGAACGCATACATATTCCTGGGCCAGTTTGACATGGCGGTTAATCACTACAA GAAGACTCTGCAGGTTGCCAGGCTGTTGAAGGACAAGGCAGTGGAGGCTCAGGCCTGCTACAGCCTGGGCAACACCTACACACTGCTGCAGGACTACGAGACGGCCATAGATTACCACCTCAAACATCTGGTCATCGCCCAGCACCTTAATGACCG AGTGGGTGAAGGAAGAGCGTACTGGAGCTTAGGAAATGCACACACTGCCCTGGGGAATCATGAGAGTGCTGTGTTCTTCGCTGAGAAACATCTGGAAATTGCCAAAGAG ACGGGAGATAAGAGTAGCGAGGTAACCGCCAGGATGAACCTGTCTGACCTGCGGCTCGTCGTCAACCTAAAGTCAAACTCCAGCTGGAATCGCATGTTCAGCAACACCAACAACTCTGGTTTGACGGAACACCTTCAGCCTTACATCAGCCTGCCAG gATGCAAGTCAACTTTGAGTAGTAATGGGAGTGCTGAAAGCATGGACCGCAGTCATAGTTTCGATAAAACCGAAAAACTAGAGCACCATCAG GACAGGGAGGACCATCTGTTTCCTGGCtcgcaaaaaaacaacaccatcAAGGCATCTAGCAAGCTTTTTCTCTTCCACCGGCTGAAGAGCAGGAAGAGTAAGAAAAGCAACTCTAAAGAGCACTTGGAAAACCACAGTGAGCACGCGGTCCCAGAGCAGGACTCCCCCATGTCTTCTAAG TCAACGCCACAGGACACCATAGGGGAGGACACCTTCTTCGACCTGCTCTCCCGTTTCCAGGGCAGCAGAATGGACGACCAAAGGTGTTCACTGGATGGCCAGAGCCATCCCTCCGCCCAACCCTCCCCTTCCTCCACCCTACCTGTAGCTGAGGGGAAAT gtATTTCAGAGCACGAAACTCCATCACAGGATCCTGGTCATTTCCTGGAGCTGCTGGCCAGCTCCCAGGCCCGTCGTCTGGACGACCAACGAGTCAGCCTCAGCCAGTTACCTGGCTTGCGTCTCAACAGCTGCAACCCGCCTCGTACACCCTGCACCTCCAGCAAAGAGCAAGCCCCGTCtcaag CACTAAACTCCAGTGCAGATACTCCTCGCGCACCCTCCCTTTACAACCACCTCGAGGACAACGCTGAAGGGCCAGAGGGAGATGAAGTCTTTTTCGATATGCTAGTGAAGTGCCAG GGCTCCAGACTGAACGATCAGCGGTGCGCTGCTCCGACTTCTACAGCTAAGGGCCCGACTATCCCAAACGAGGACTTTTTCAGCCTCATCCTACATTCCCAGTCCAACCGGATGGAAGAGCAGCGAGTCTCCGCTCCCGCTGGAATCACTCAAACCAAGCCAGGCTGA
- the LOC105936951 gene encoding G-protein-signaling modulator 2 isoform X1 encodes MCMFKKKKEVKVVMKKGHLLRKFIEKFEMSVVSTCLDCISMGRGDRMESSCQDLALEGERLCKAGNYGAGVSFFQSALQIGTEDLQILSAIYSQLGNAYFHLQEYNKALEYHRHDLTLTRTIGDELGEAKASGNLGNTLKFLGRYNEAAVCCQRHLDITRAVFDEVGQARALYNFGNLYHAKGKSLCWSGTEPGEFPEEARIALRKAAEYYEQNLSLVKEMGDRAAQGRTYGNLGNTYYLLGDFESAVAAHEKRLLIAKEFGDKSAERRAHCNLGNAYIFLGQFDMAVNHYKKTLQVARLLKDKAVEAQACYSLGNTYTLLQDYETAIDYHLKHLVIAQHLNDRVGEGRAYWSLGNAHTALGNHESAVFFAEKHLEIAKETGDKSSEVTARMNLSDLRLVVNLKSNSSWNRMFSNTNNSGLTEHLQPYISLPGCKSTLSSNGSAESMDRSHSFDKTEKLEHHQDREDHLFPGSQKNNTIKASSKLFLFHRLKSRKSKKSNSKEHLENHSEHAVPEQDSPMSSKSTPQDTIGEDTFFDLLSRFQGSRMDDQRCSLDGQSHPSAQPSPSSTLPVAEGKCISEHETPSQDPGHFLELLASSQARRLDDQRVSLSQLPGLRLNSCNPPRTPCTSSKEQAPSQALNSSADTPRAPSLYNHLEDNAEGPEGDEVFFDMLVKCQGSRLNDQRCAAPTSTAKGPTIPNEDFFSLILHSQSNRMEEQRVSAPAGITQTKPG; translated from the exons ATGTGTATGttcaaaaagaagaaggaagtgAAGGTTGTTATGAAGAAAGGACATTTGCTCCGCAAGTTTATCGAGAAGTTTGAAATGTCTGTCGTGTCGACCTGCCTTGATTGTATCAGCATGGGAAGAGGAGACAG GATGGAGTCCTCTTGCCAGGACCTGGCGCTTGAAGGCGAGAGGCTTTGTAAGGCGGGTAACTATGGCGCGGGCGTGTCCTTTTTCCAATCTGCCTTACAGATTGGAACCGAGGACCTCCAAATTCTCAGCGCCATCTATAGCCAGCTGGGAAATGCTTACTTTCATCTTCAAGAATATAACAAAGCCCTAGAATACCATCGGCATGACCTAACACTAACTAG AACAATTGGAGATGAACTCGGAGAAGCTAAAGCTAGCGGGAACCTTggaaacacattaaagtttttaGGACGGTATAATGAAGCTGCGGTCTGTTGCCAAAGACATTTGGATATCACAAGAGCTGTGTTTGATGAG GTTGGGCAGGCTCGAGCGCTGTATAATTTCGGAAACCTTTACCACGCCAAGGGCAAGAGCCTGTGCTGGAGTGGTACAGAGCCAGGAGAGTTTCCAGAGGAGGCTAGGATCGCCCTTAGGAAAGCTGCAGAGTACTACGA ACAAAATCTGTCCCTGGTGAAGGAGATGGGCGATCGTGCAGCTCAAGGTCGTACCTATGGGAATCTTGGGAACACCTACTATCTCTTGGGTGACTTTGAAAGCGCTGTAGCTGCACACGAAAAG AGGCTTCTTATCGCCAAAGAGTTCGGTGACAAGTCTGCGGAACGGAGGGCTCACTGCAACCTGGGGAACGCATACATATTCCTGGGCCAGTTTGACATGGCGGTTAATCACTACAA GAAGACTCTGCAGGTTGCCAGGCTGTTGAAGGACAAGGCAGTGGAGGCTCAGGCCTGCTACAGCCTGGGCAACACCTACACACTGCTGCAGGACTACGAGACGGCCATAGATTACCACCTCAAACATCTGGTCATCGCCCAGCACCTTAATGACCG AGTGGGTGAAGGAAGAGCGTACTGGAGCTTAGGAAATGCACACACTGCCCTGGGGAATCATGAGAGTGCTGTGTTCTTCGCTGAGAAACATCTGGAAATTGCCAAAGAG ACGGGAGATAAGAGTAGCGAGGTAACCGCCAGGATGAACCTGTCTGACCTGCGGCTCGTCGTCAACCTAAAGTCAAACTCCAGCTGGAATCGCATGTTCAGCAACACCAACAACTCTGGTTTGACGGAACACCTTCAGCCTTACATCAGCCTGCCAG gATGCAAGTCAACTTTGAGTAGTAATGGGAGTGCTGAAAGCATGGACCGCAGTCATAGTTTCGATAAAACCGAAAAACTAGAGCACCATCAG GACAGGGAGGACCATCTGTTTCCTGGCtcgcaaaaaaacaacaccatcAAGGCATCTAGCAAGCTTTTTCTCTTCCACCGGCTGAAGAGCAGGAAGAGTAAGAAAAGCAACTCTAAAGAGCACTTGGAAAACCACAGTGAGCACGCGGTCCCAGAGCAGGACTCCCCCATGTCTTCTAAG TCAACGCCACAGGACACCATAGGGGAGGACACCTTCTTCGACCTGCTCTCCCGTTTCCAGGGCAGCAGAATGGACGACCAAAGGTGTTCACTGGATGGCCAGAGCCATCCCTCCGCCCAACCCTCCCCTTCCTCCACCCTACCTGTAGCTGAGGGGAAAT gtATTTCAGAGCACGAAACTCCATCACAGGATCCTGGTCATTTCCTGGAGCTGCTGGCCAGCTCCCAGGCCCGTCGTCTGGACGACCAACGAGTCAGCCTCAGCCAGTTACCTGGCTTGCGTCTCAACAGCTGCAACCCGCCTCGTACACCCTGCACCTCCAGCAAAGAGCAAGCCCCGTCtcaag CACTAAACTCCAGTGCAGATACTCCTCGCGCACCCTCCCTTTACAACCACCTCGAGGACAACGCTGAAGGGCCAGAGGGAGATGAAGTCTTTTTCGATATGCTAGTGAAGTGCCAG GGCTCCAGACTGAACGATCAGCGGTGCGCTGCTCCGACTTCTACAGCTAAGGGCCCGACTATCCCAAACGAGGACTTTTTCAGCCTCATCCTACATTCCCAGTCCAACCGGATGGAAGAGCAGCGAGTCTCCGCTCCCGCTGGAATCACTCAAACCAAGCCAGGCTGA